TCCCAGTTATTCATACAAAAACTCCAAACAgtgcttataatttttaaaagaatgtataaCTCCTCTTATGATAACTTGTGACAGCCACTCTCTCCCTACATTCCAGTGCATGGAATGTTCCCAAATATTAAATCCACCACCTATAGCCTCATGTACACATGAATATGTAACCTTCTACTGTTACCTGcccatattttttcttaatataccATCAAAACTATTTATCtatgattttccattttttcccttaTTGTTTTCATTAGGATACCATATGAAATTTCCATCAGATGCACCAATCTCTGTATTTAACATAATCAAAAGCCTAATTTAACGACTCTTTTAGTGACTGTACAATGTCTGTTTTAAGGACATATAGGAAAAGAAACTATCATTGACCATATAAAGTATCAACCAAAGCTGTGCCTGGTGTACAGAGCAATTTCGCAACCATAAAATGGTTACTTTGTCAAATTCAGAGcccaaggaaaatatttttgtaactgAGCTTTAGGAATCATTTACTTCTGaaacaatgtaaaataattttaaaataaaatccccatCATCTGCTCCAAAAGTAACTAATTTGTACCCCTTTAGTCTAAGTCACATCTCCTTAAAATTGCTGGTGGCCATCAGCTTTCTATACtacttttgttttcatatatatacacacacatatatacacatatatatatatacacacacatatatacacatatatatacacacacatatatatacatgtatacacacacacatatatgtatataaaatgtaagaaaaaaacagACTAGGAAGCAATCATTCTGTCATGTTCAAGAGAAAACTATTCCAGAAGGGGGTTAGGAAAATCCCCTTTTGAATTTCAACTCCAATGTGaatacatgtatatgtgcacatatgtgtcatatacacatttatatcaCAAGCTTGTGAGCCAAAAACTGTGTCCTCTTACAACTGGACTAGCGTTTCTTAGCTAATAAACACATGTAGGATGCTGTGTGTCTATTACTTTGGGcagagatgctttttttttccttgaataaggAGGAGGAGGCATTTTAAACCAACAAGGGAAAATACTGACCACACTGAATGTAAAACTTCTTATTCTTCAGACCAACTCCATTTCCCCCCACTGAGATAAAAAGGAGGGACACCCTCTCTAGCAGAAGGGCGGTTCCACGTGAAGTAGAGCTGGGAGGGTGGTGGAGAGGCTGTGCCCTCCACACACCACCTACGACTGTCTTACGACCTGAATGAAGCTTCAGAAAAGGGGCACTGCATGTTGAAGCCAGACAAGAAGCCCTgcaggggagaggagaaaggagtgaGGACGGAGGGGGGAAGACTGGGAAACAAGAAATCATCTCCTCTGACCTCTAGCGAAGTGCCAGGTTTTTTCTTTAGCTCttcacattttctaaatttgCAGATCTGGTGTCCCGTTTTGCGGTTCCTGCAACTGCTGCAGACGCCACAGTTGATGAGCCTCTTGCAGGGCACGCAGACCCCACACCGTTTCCTCTTCTTCTTGGCCGGGTTGGCTCCGCCAGCTCCCCctgaggaggacgaggaggaggaggaatggttCTGCGGGCAGTCTGCCAGATTGGCAATTTGAAACGCACTGTCTGTGACGGCTGCTGAGGCTGCTGCGGGGGAGTGAAGGGCTGTCATGACGATGACCCCTGGAGGTAATGAGATGCCCCCTAAAGCCGGGATAGCGGAAAAAGTCCCCACGCGCTCGGGGAGATTCATTATCTCTGCTTCAGCAGCGCCGCATTTGAGCTTGTTCATGCATTCCCCCGCCAAAGGTCTGCAGTGTTCAGGGGATAAGGTGGAGAGGAAATTAGTATTTGCCATTTGCAACGACGGCTCTGGCGGGCAGCCAGCCTTCCCCAGCCTCTGGGAGTCGTTTCGGTGGTGCATGCTGGTCCTGCTGCCGCCAccaccgccgccaccgccgccgccaccgccgccggcGGGGAGGATCGCCGAGGAGGAGGCGGAGGAGGAGGCGGCGGCGGAGGAGGATTTCCTGCCGCCCCCGCCGCCACCCCCGCCACCCCCGCCGCCGCCAcccccgccgccgcccccgcccccgccgctgCCCCAGAGCatggcggtggcggcggcggcggtggccgCGTTGTCGCAGTTCCAGGGGGACATGCCGATGCGCGCGGcggccgcggcggcggcggcgctgCTGGGGAAGATGGGGGTGGTGATGCGCGCGATCTTGGCCGCCTGCGGGAAGGCGCCTCCGTTGGTCTTGTAGAAGGAGGTGGCGAAGGAGCGGTAGCGCTCCATCTCCGAGTTGTAATCCACAAGGCTGTTCAAGGCCCCCTCGGGCAGGTGGCTTTCCTTGGGCAAGCCCGGGGCCTCCGGGCTCGGCCCGGGCTCCACGCAAACATTGGTGTTCATGGTGCAGGGGGGGAAGAAGGGGTGCAGGGTGGAAGTGGGGACCGCCTGGTCCGACACCTGggtgggaaagggggagag
This window of the Castor canadensis chromosome 9, mCasCan1.hap1v2, whole genome shotgun sequence genome carries:
- the Cxxc4 gene encoding CXXC-type zinc finger protein 4 encodes the protein MNTNVCVEPGPSPEAPGLPKESHLPEGALNSLVDYNSEMERYRSFATSFYKTNGGAFPQAAKIARITTPIFPSSAAAAAAAARIGMSPWNCDNAATAAAATAMLWGSGGGGGGGGGGGGGGGGGGGGGGRKSSSAAASSSASSSAILPAGGGGGGGGGGGGGSRTSMHHRNDSQRLGKAGCPPEPSLQMANTNFLSTLSPEHCRPLAGECMNKLKCGAAEAEIMNLPERVGTFSAIPALGGISLPPGVIVMTALHSPAAASAAVTDSAFQIANLADCPQNHSSSSSSSSGGAGGANPAKKKRKRCGVCVPCKRLINCGVCSSCRNRKTGHQICKFRKCEELKKKPGTSLERTPVPSAEAFRWFF